From one Streptomyces sp. Q6 genomic stretch:
- the thrC gene encoding threonine synthase — protein sequence MTHQWRGIIEEYRDRLPVTGTTPVVTLREGGTPLVPAQVLSERLGCEVHLKVEGANPTGSFKDRGMTMAITKAKEEGAQAVICASTGNTSASAAAYAVRAGMVCAVLVPRGKIALGKMGQALVYGSKILQVDGNFDDCLNLARSLSENYPVALVNSVNPFRIEGQKTASFEIVDALGDAPDIHVLPVGNAGNITAYWKGYKEYAADGVASRTPRMWGFQASGSAPIVRGEVVKDPSTIATAIRIGNPASWNYALAARDESGGFIDEVTDREILRAYKLLASQEGVFVEPASAASVAGLLKAAEQGKVDKGQKIVCTVTGNGLKDPDWAVAGAPQPVTVPVDAAAAAERLGLG from the coding sequence ATGACCCACCAGTGGCGCGGCATCATCGAGGAGTACCGGGACCGGCTCCCGGTGACGGGCACCACGCCGGTCGTGACGCTGCGCGAGGGCGGCACGCCGCTCGTACCCGCGCAGGTCCTCTCCGAGCGCCTGGGCTGCGAGGTCCACCTGAAGGTGGAGGGCGCCAACCCCACCGGCTCCTTCAAGGACCGCGGCATGACCATGGCCATCACCAAGGCCAAGGAGGAGGGCGCGCAGGCCGTCATCTGCGCCTCCACCGGCAACACGTCGGCGTCCGCCGCCGCGTACGCCGTCCGGGCCGGCATGGTCTGCGCGGTCCTCGTGCCGCGCGGCAAGATCGCGCTCGGCAAGATGGGCCAGGCGCTCGTCTACGGTTCGAAGATCCTCCAGGTCGACGGCAACTTCGACGACTGTCTGAACCTGGCCCGCTCGCTCTCCGAGAACTACCCGGTGGCGCTGGTCAACTCCGTCAACCCGTTCCGTATCGAGGGCCAGAAGACCGCCTCGTTCGAGATCGTGGACGCGCTCGGCGACGCCCCGGACATCCACGTCCTGCCGGTCGGCAACGCCGGAAACATCACGGCCTACTGGAAGGGCTACAAGGAGTACGCGGCCGACGGCGTCGCCTCCCGCACCCCGCGCATGTGGGGCTTCCAGGCTTCCGGCTCCGCGCCGATCGTGCGCGGCGAGGTCGTCAAGGACCCGTCGACGATCGCGACCGCAATCCGCATCGGGAACCCGGCGTCGTGGAACTACGCGCTCGCCGCGCGCGACGAGTCCGGCGGCTTCATCGACGAGGTGACGGACCGTGAGATCCTGCGCGCCTACAAGCTGTTGGCGTCCCAGGAGGGTGTCTTCGTCGAGCCCGCGTCCGCCGCGTCCGTCGCCGGTCTGCTGAAGGCCGCCGAGCAGGGCAAGGTCGACAAGGGCCAGAAGATCGTCTGCACCGTCACGGGCAACGGGCTCAAGGACCCCGACTGGGCCGTCGCCGGTGCCCCGCAGCCCGTCACCGTCCCGGTCGACGCGGCCGCGGCCGCCGAGCGCCTCGGCCTCGGCTGA
- a CDS encoding homoserine dehydrogenase has protein sequence MMRTRPLKVALLGCGVVGSEVARIMTTHADDLAARIGAPVELAGVAVRRPSKVREGIDPALITTDATALVKRGDIDVIVEVIGGIEPARTLITTAFEHGASVVSANKALVAQDGEALHAAAAEHGRDLYYEAAVAGAIPLVRPLRESLAGDKVNRVLGIVNGTTNFILDKMDSTGAGYQEALDEATALGYAEADPTADVEGFDAAAKAAILAGIAFHTRVRLDDVYREGMSEVTAADFASAKEMGCTIKLLAICERAADGGSVTARVHPAMIPLDHPLASVRGAYNAVFVEAEAAGQLMFYGPGAGGSPTASAVLGDLVAVCRNRLNGATGPGDSAYTQLPVSPMGDSVTRYHISLDVADKPGVLAQVATVFAEHGVSIDTVRQSGKDGEASLVVVTHRAADAALTGTVDALRQLDTVRGVASIMRVEGE, from the coding sequence ATGATGCGTACGCGTCCGCTGAAGGTGGCGCTGCTGGGCTGTGGGGTTGTCGGCTCAGAGGTGGCGCGCATCATGACGACGCACGCCGACGACCTCGCCGCCCGGATCGGAGCTCCCGTCGAGCTCGCGGGTGTGGCCGTCCGGCGTCCCTCCAAGGTCCGTGAGGGCATCGACCCGGCCCTCATCACCACCGACGCGACCGCCCTCGTGAAACGCGGCGACATCGACGTGATCGTCGAGGTCATCGGAGGGATCGAGCCCGCGCGCACCCTCATCACCACGGCGTTCGAGCACGGCGCCTCCGTCGTCTCCGCCAACAAGGCGCTCGTCGCCCAGGACGGCGAGGCCCTGCACGCCGCCGCCGCGGAGCACGGCCGCGACCTCTACTACGAGGCCGCCGTCGCCGGCGCGATCCCGCTCGTACGCCCCCTGCGGGAGTCCCTCGCGGGCGACAAGGTCAACCGCGTCCTCGGCATCGTGAACGGCACGACGAACTTCATCCTCGACAAGATGGACTCGACCGGCGCCGGCTACCAGGAGGCCCTCGACGAGGCCACCGCGCTGGGCTACGCCGAAGCCGACCCGACCGCCGACGTCGAAGGCTTCGACGCCGCCGCCAAGGCAGCCATCCTCGCCGGGATCGCCTTCCACACCCGGGTCCGTCTCGACGACGTGTACCGCGAGGGCATGAGCGAGGTCACCGCCGCCGACTTCGCGTCCGCGAAGGAAATGGGCTGCACCATCAAGCTCCTCGCGATCTGTGAGCGCGCCGCGGACGGCGGGTCCGTCACGGCCCGCGTGCACCCCGCGATGATCCCGCTCGACCACCCCCTGGCCTCCGTCCGCGGCGCGTACAACGCCGTGTTCGTCGAGGCCGAGGCGGCCGGGCAGCTGATGTTCTACGGACCCGGTGCCGGCGGTTCGCCGACCGCGTCCGCCGTTCTCGGCGACCTCGTCGCCGTATGCCGCAACCGCCTCAACGGCGCGACGGGACCCGGCGACTCCGCGTACACGCAACTGCCCGTCTCACCGATGGGCGACAGCGTGACGCGGTACCACATCAGCCTCGACGTGGCCGACAAGCCCGGCGTCCTCGCACAGGTCGCCACGGTCTTCGCCGAGCATGGAGTCTCCATCGACACCGTGCGCCAGTCGGGCAAGGACGGCGAGGCCAGCCTCGTCGTCGTCACCCATCGCGCGGCGGACGCGGCCCTCACCGGGACCGTGGACGCGCTGCGTCAGCTCGACACCGTCCGCGGTGTCGCCAGCATCATGCGTGTTGAAGGGGAGTAG
- the lysA gene encoding diaminopimelate decarboxylase, whose product MSRSAHPAGPRHADVLPEGHYTAPPADLNTLDPKVWAQTVARDAHGTVTVGGMEVARLAEEFGTPAYFLDETDFRARCAAWRDAFGPDADVFYAGKAFLSRAVVRWLHEEGLNLDVCSGGELTTALSAGMPADRIAFHGNNKTEDEIERAVEAGVGRIVLDSFQEIVRVAHIADRLGRRQRVQIRVTVGVEAHTHEFIATAHEDQKFGIALAGGQAAEAVRRALKLDGIELIGIHSHIGSQIFDMAGFEVAARRVVGLLAEVRDEHGIELPEIDLGGGLGIAYTSDDDPREPHEIAKALSEIVTRECEAAKLRTPRISVEPGRAIVGPTAFTLYTVGTVKPLEGLRTYVSVDGGMSDNIRTALYDAEYTVALVSRRSDAEPMLVRVVGKHCESGDIVVKDAFLPADVAPGDLIAVPATGAYCRSMASNYNHALRPPVVAVRDGEARVIVRRETEEDLLRLDVG is encoded by the coding sequence ATGAGCCGTTCCGCACATCCCGCAGGCCCCCGCCACGCCGACGTCCTGCCCGAGGGCCACTACACCGCGCCGCCCGCCGACCTCAACACCCTCGACCCGAAGGTGTGGGCGCAGACCGTGGCCCGCGATGCCCACGGCACCGTCACCGTCGGCGGGATGGAAGTCGCCCGCCTTGCCGAGGAGTTCGGCACCCCGGCCTACTTCCTCGACGAGACCGACTTCCGCGCCCGCTGTGCCGCCTGGCGCGACGCCTTCGGCCCCGACGCCGACGTCTTCTACGCCGGCAAGGCGTTCCTCTCCCGCGCCGTCGTGCGCTGGCTGCACGAGGAGGGGCTGAACCTCGACGTCTGCTCCGGCGGCGAACTCACCACCGCCCTCTCCGCCGGCATGCCCGCCGACCGCATCGCCTTCCACGGCAACAACAAGACCGAGGACGAGATCGAGCGCGCCGTCGAGGCGGGCGTCGGCCGCATCGTCCTCGACTCCTTCCAGGAGATCGTCCGCGTCGCCCACATCGCCGACCGGCTCGGCAGGCGCCAGCGCGTGCAGATCCGCGTGACCGTCGGCGTCGAGGCCCACACGCACGAGTTCATCGCCACCGCGCACGAGGACCAGAAGTTCGGCATCGCGCTCGCGGGCGGGCAGGCCGCCGAGGCCGTGCGGCGCGCGCTCAAGCTCGACGGGATCGAGCTCATCGGGATCCACTCCCACATCGGCTCGCAGATCTTCGACATGGCCGGCTTCGAGGTCGCGGCCCGCCGCGTCGTCGGACTCCTCGCCGAGGTCCGCGACGAGCACGGCATCGAGCTCCCCGAGATCGACCTCGGCGGCGGCCTCGGCATCGCGTACACCAGCGACGACGATCCCCGCGAGCCGCACGAGATCGCCAAGGCGCTGAGCGAGATCGTCACGCGCGAGTGCGAGGCGGCGAAGCTGCGCACCCCCCGGATCTCCGTCGAGCCGGGCCGTGCCATCGTCGGCCCGACCGCGTTCACCCTCTACACCGTCGGCACCGTCAAGCCGCTGGAGGGCCTGCGCACGTACGTCTCCGTCGACGGCGGCATGTCCGACAACATCAGGACCGCCCTGTACGACGCCGAGTACACCGTCGCCCTCGTCTCGCGCCGCTCCGACGCCGAGCCCATGCTGGTCCGCGTCGTCGGCAAGCACTGCGAGAGCGGAGACATCGTGGTCAAGGACGCGTTCCTGCCCGCCGACGTCGCGCCCGGCGATCTGATCGCCGTGCCCGCCACCGGCGCGTACTGCCGCTCCATGGCCAGCAACTACAACCACGCACTGCGCCCGCCCGTCGTCGCCGTGCGCGACGGCGAGGCCCGGGTGATCGTCCGGCGTGAGACGGAGGAAGATCTCCTGCGTCTCGACGTCGGATAA
- the thrB gene encoding homoserine kinase, with translation MAGPAFRAAAVRVRVPATSANLGPGFDSLGLSLGLYDDVVVRVADSGLNIDIAGEGSETLPRDESHLLVRSLRTAFDLLGGQPRGLEIVCANRIPHGRGLGSSSAAIVAAVVAARAVTIGGDTRLDDAALLELATEIEGHPDNVAPCLLGGFTIAWMEAGAGRAVRLDAARSVVPVVFVPGKPVLTEMARGLLPRTVPHVDAAANAGRAALLVEALTRRPELLLPATEDRLHQEYRAPAMPESAALVERLRADGVPAMISGAGPTVIALVEDGAADKVARLAGEGWAANRLALDVDGASVLPLGSQAV, from the coding sequence ATGGCCGGTCCCGCGTTCCGCGCCGCCGCCGTCAGGGTGCGCGTCCCCGCCACCAGCGCCAACCTCGGCCCGGGCTTCGACAGCCTCGGCCTGTCGCTGGGGCTCTACGACGACGTCGTCGTCAGGGTCGCCGACTCCGGGCTGAACATCGACATCGCGGGTGAGGGCTCCGAGACCCTGCCGCGCGACGAGTCGCACCTTCTCGTACGTTCCCTGCGCACCGCCTTCGACCTCCTGGGCGGGCAGCCGCGAGGCCTCGAGATCGTCTGCGCCAACCGGATCCCGCACGGCCGCGGCCTGGGTTCCTCCTCCGCCGCCATCGTCGCCGCCGTCGTCGCCGCGCGCGCCGTGACCATAGGCGGCGACACCCGGCTCGACGACGCCGCGCTGCTCGAACTCGCCACCGAGATCGAGGGCCACCCGGACAACGTCGCGCCGTGCCTGCTCGGCGGTTTCACCATCGCGTGGATGGAGGCCGGCGCGGGGCGTGCGGTCCGTCTGGACGCCGCGCGTTCCGTCGTTCCGGTGGTCTTCGTACCCGGAAAGCCGGTCCTCACCGAAATGGCGCGAGGACTGCTGCCGCGCACCGTCCCTCATGTGGACGCAGCGGCCAACGCGGGCCGGGCGGCCCTGCTCGTCGAGGCCCTGACCAGGCGCCCCGAGCTGCTGCTGCCGGCCACCGAGGACCGTCTCCACCAGGAGTACCGCGCTCCCGCCATGCCGGAGAGCGCCGCACTGGTGGAGCGGCTGCGGGCCGACGGGGTGCCCGCGATGATCTCCGGGGCGGGACCGACGGTCATCGCCCTGGTGGAGGACGGAGCGGCCGACAAGGTCGCCCGGCTGGCCGGAGAGGGATGGGCGGCGAATCGCCTGGCCCTCGACGTCGACGGAGCGAGTGTGCTGCCGCTCGGCTCCCAAGCCGTCTGA